The following coding sequences are from one Desulfosporosinus orientis DSM 765 window:
- a CDS encoding sigma-54 interaction domain-containing protein, with protein sequence MSVGVHAVTSSVIPRWDRKLLFEILNNIHDVVLVIDSDTTVVYANEAYARILGVPVERVLGRRLDKIEPNSKTITALRTGRVSNNGRDYLDSLGIDVVGSSFPLYDGKNIIGAVSIFKNITEVVQLNRELQLTKGVANYFKEQLEQREQLPLSFKEYVGQNSRLRETLILAAKVALTDSTVLILGESGVGKGVLARAVHNASRRKNMPLIKVNCAAIPENLIESELFGYEDGAFTGAKRGGKLGKFELAHEGTIFLDEIGDMSLTMQAKLLRVLQEKEFERVGGTKTIKVNPRVITATNRDLKSMIENGTFRKDLYYRLNIVPLYLSPLRERKDDLLVLAKTFLDQFSGAAGHEFSLSPQVIKLFQSYDWPGNIRELQNVLEHASIVCSNDVIEVHHLPAHMITIHEDNKCNSDKPHDIKEILGRVEKELILSALATYENRTQAMKALGISRGAFYDKLRRYGIDE encoded by the coding sequence ATGAGCGTAGGAGTCCATGCCGTTACCAGCAGCGTTATTCCACGTTGGGATCGTAAACTCTTATTTGAAATCCTAAATAATATTCATGATGTAGTGCTTGTTATTGATTCAGATACAACCGTTGTTTATGCTAATGAGGCCTATGCCAGGATTTTAGGGGTACCTGTAGAAAGAGTGTTAGGCCGAAGGTTGGATAAAATTGAGCCTAATTCCAAGACAATAACCGCATTGCGAACAGGCAGAGTCAGTAATAACGGCAGAGATTACTTAGATTCTTTGGGCATTGATGTGGTTGGAAGTTCATTCCCTTTGTATGACGGCAAAAACATCATTGGTGCTGTTTCGATATTTAAGAATATTACAGAAGTCGTTCAATTAAATCGTGAACTGCAATTAACCAAGGGTGTCGCAAACTACTTTAAGGAACAATTGGAACAGAGGGAGCAGCTGCCCCTTTCTTTCAAAGAATATGTAGGGCAGAATAGTCGTTTAAGAGAAACCTTAATCTTAGCCGCTAAAGTTGCACTTACCGATAGTACTGTATTAATTCTTGGTGAAAGCGGTGTTGGCAAAGGCGTCTTAGCCAGGGCTGTTCATAATGCCAGCAGGCGTAAAAATATGCCTTTAATTAAGGTTAATTGTGCTGCAATTCCTGAAAATTTGATTGAAAGTGAACTATTTGGCTATGAAGATGGTGCATTTACAGGAGCTAAACGAGGAGGAAAACTTGGCAAATTTGAGCTTGCTCATGAAGGAACCATATTTTTGGACGAAATTGGCGATATGAGTTTAACGATGCAAGCTAAGCTGTTAAGAGTATTGCAAGAAAAAGAGTTTGAAAGAGTAGGCGGGACAAAGACCATCAAGGTTAATCCTCGAGTAATAACTGCAACGAACCGTGATTTGAAAAGCATGATCGAGAATGGTACCTTTCGCAAAGATTTATACTATCGTTTAAATATCGTCCCTCTCTACCTGAGTCCGCTGCGTGAACGGAAAGACGACTTACTGGTCCTTGCAAAAACCTTCTTAGATCAGTTTTCAGGGGCAGCTGGTCATGAGTTTTCCTTGTCTCCCCAAGTCATAAAGTTGTTTCAGTCTTATGACTGGCCCGGCAACATTCGAGAATTGCAGAATGTCCTAGAACATGCCAGTATTGTCTGCAGCAATGACGTCATCGAAGTCCATCATTTGCCGGCCCATATGATAACAATTCATGAAGACAATAAATGCAACTCAGATAAACCTCACGATATTAAAGAAATATTAGGAAGAGTAGAAAAAGAGCTTATCTTATCTGCCCTGGCAACCTATGAAAACCGCACTCAGGCTATGAAAGCGTTAGGAATATCCAGGGGAGCTTTTTATGATAAATTACGAAGGTATGGTATTGACGAATAA
- a CDS encoding acetyl-CoA hydrolase/transferase family protein, giving the protein MSNWVKEYQSKLVSPAKAVRAVRNGDWIEYTFAANTLPVLDEAFAKRIPELEDIVIVNGISTRPHAIHYADPTGKHSTWNSTHMTGIDRMYAKTRKVFYTPLKYSEAPRYCRDNKNCRVMMVQARPMDKHGFFNLGPTISHLRAAADVAEVIIVEVNEDLPYSQGGYGNNLHVSEVTYIVEGGHTGMPQIPNEEPEEVDRKIAEYVLQELRDGDCLQIGIGAMPNALGQMIAQSDLKDLGIHSEMLCDSMVDMAEAGVVTGNKKQIDQGRMTYTFAAGSQKLYDFLDNNPMCAGYPVDYVNDRVIACRNYNMVSINNAIEIDLTGQVCSESKGIRQISGAGGQLDFVDIAYHSKGGRSFICLSSTYTDSKGTIHSRINPLLSVGAVVTDTRSTVQYVATEYGIVNLKGTPIFQRAERLISIAHPDFRDELIREAHQLNLLR; this is encoded by the coding sequence ATGTCAAATTGGGTCAAGGAATACCAAAGTAAGCTTGTTTCCCCTGCGAAAGCTGTGAGAGCCGTTAGGAATGGGGACTGGATAGAGTATACCTTTGCAGCGAATACCTTGCCGGTTCTTGATGAAGCCTTTGCTAAACGCATACCTGAGCTTGAGGATATCGTTATTGTCAACGGAATATCTACTCGTCCCCATGCCATTCATTATGCTGATCCTACGGGAAAACACAGTACTTGGAATTCAACGCACATGACAGGTATTGACAGAATGTATGCGAAGACAAGGAAGGTTTTCTATACCCCGTTAAAGTATTCGGAAGCACCTCGTTACTGCCGGGATAATAAGAATTGCCGAGTTATGATGGTTCAGGCAAGACCGATGGATAAGCATGGCTTTTTCAATTTGGGCCCTACTATTTCGCATCTTCGTGCAGCTGCTGATGTTGCCGAAGTTATCATTGTAGAGGTTAATGAGGATTTGCCTTATTCACAAGGAGGGTATGGAAATAATCTTCATGTGTCTGAAGTCACTTATATTGTCGAAGGTGGTCACACTGGAATGCCTCAAATCCCTAATGAAGAACCTGAGGAGGTAGACCGCAAAATTGCAGAATATGTTCTCCAGGAGCTAAGAGATGGGGATTGCCTGCAAATTGGCATTGGGGCAATGCCAAATGCTTTGGGTCAAATGATTGCTCAGTCTGATTTAAAGGATTTAGGGATTCATTCCGAGATGTTATGTGACAGTATGGTTGATATGGCAGAAGCCGGTGTGGTTACAGGCAACAAAAAACAGATTGACCAAGGACGGATGACCTATACCTTTGCGGCAGGTTCCCAAAAACTATATGACTTTTTGGACAACAATCCTATGTGTGCAGGTTATCCTGTAGACTATGTCAATGACCGCGTGATAGCTTGTCGAAATTATAATATGGTATCAATTAATAATGCCATAGAAATTGACCTTACCGGGCAAGTATGTTCCGAGTCTAAAGGGATACGTCAGATCAGCGGAGCAGGGGGGCAATTGGATTTTGTCGATATCGCTTATCATTCCAAAGGCGGAAGAAGCTTTATATGTTTGTCTTCAACTTATACAGACTCGAAAGGAACAATTCATTCCCGCATCAATCCACTTTTATCAGTAGGAGCGGTGGTAACGGATACACGTTCAACGGTTCAATATGTTGCAACAGAGTATGGAATCGTGAATCTTAAAGGGACTCCGATTTTCCAGCGTGCAGAACGATTAATCAGTATTGCCCATCCTGATTTCCGAGATGAATTGATTAGGGAAGCCCATCAATTAAATTTATTAAGATAA